A region from the Acipenser ruthenus chromosome 49, fAciRut3.2 maternal haplotype, whole genome shotgun sequence genome encodes:
- the LOC117428902 gene encoding DNA-binding protein RFX2-like isoform X2, translated as MQNSEGGSDSPATVALRTSTSAQAPVVQPVPASQQRVLVQATGSAQKGGQVQQLSVPRVQQVPQQIQQVQHVYPSQVQYVEGGEAVYTNGTIRTAYAYNPEAQLYGQGSGGPYFDSQAGSAQVTTVVSSASGVPPHGMVGIAMDVGGSQIISSTGTYLIHGGGMDGNRHHASHTSRSSSAMLQWLLDNYETAEGVSLPRSSLYNHYLRHCQEQKLDPVNAASFGKLIRSVFMGLRTRRLGTRGNSKYHYYGIRLKPDSPLNRLQEDSQYMAMRQQPVHQKQRFKPLQKVDGMGDNLAGGAQNSAATPEQSVAAQSQHHQQFIDVSHVLPEFPAPEIGTSPVPEGISMNDVKKLQILYREHCEATLDVVMNLQFHFIEKLWQTFWYSTAPSSDGATTVSPSEEESESVIPREKLIALCKYEPVRVWMRSCDHILYQALVEILIPDVLRPVPSTLTQAIRNFAKSLEGWLTTAMNDFPQEIVRTKAAVVSAFAQTLRRYTSLNHLAQAARAVLQNTSQINQMLSDLNRVDFANVQEQASWVCQCEEGMVQRLEQDFKVTLQQQSSLDQWAAWLDNVVNQVLKPHEGSPSFPKAARQFLLKWSFYSSMVIRDLTLRSAASFGSFHLIRLLYDEYMFYLVEHRVAQATGETPIAVMGEFSDLNSMMPLLMDKDQSHFSDDMSDVGSEADSSRGPSEPPVKRERIELNHSLQEI; from the exons ATGCAGAATTCAGAGGGAGGATCTGATTCGCCGGCCACGGTTGCTCTGCGGACTTCGACCTCGGCACAAGCCCCTGTAGTGCAGCCAGTCCCAGCATCCCAACAG AGGGTCCTGGTGCAGGCAACAGGCTCAGCCCAGAAGGGAGGACAGGTTCAGCAGCTTTCTGTACCCAGAGTGCAACAGGTCCCACAACAG ATACAGCAAGTTCAGCATGTGTACCCATCCCAAGTCCAGTATGTAGAGGGTGGAGAGGCAGTGTACACCAATGGAACCAT TCGCACAGCCTATGCTTACAACCCAGAGGCCCAGCTGTACGGGCAGGGCAGCGGTGGCCCCTACTTCGACTCACAGGCAGGGAGTGCCCAGGTGACCACGGTGGTGTCTTCTGCCAGCGGGGTCCCACCGCACGGCATGGTGGGCATTGCCATGGACGTGGGAGGAAGCCAGATCATCTCCAGCACCGGGACCTACCTCATCCACGGAGGGGGCATGGACGGGAACCGACACCATGCTTCCCACACCTCCCGTTCCTCATCCGCAATG CTGCAATGGCTGCTAGACAACTACGAGACTGCAGAGGGggtcagtctccccaggagctcccTCTACAACCACTACCttcgccactgccaggagcagaaacTGGATCCCGTCAACGCAGCCTCCTTCGGGAAGCTCATTCGCTCCGTCTTCATGGGGCTGAGAACCAGACGGCTGGGCACAAG AGGGAACTCGAAGTATCACTACTATGGGATCCGTCTGAAACCAGACTCTCCCCTGAACCGCTTGCAGGAAGATTCCCAGTACATGGCAATGAGACAGCAGCCTGTCCACCAAAAACAAAG GTTTAAGCCATTGCAAAAGGTGGATGGCATGGGGGACAATTTAGCCGGCGGTGCCCAGAATTCGGCAGCAACCCCAGAACAATCTGTGGCTGCTCAAAGTCAGCATCACCAACAGTTTATTG ACGTGTCCCATGTTTTGCCTGAATTCCCGGCCCCTGAGATTGGCACCTCTCCAGTGCCTGAGGGTATCAGCATGAATGATGTCAAGAAGCTGCAGATCCTCTACAGGGAGCACTGTGAG GCAACCCTGGATGTAGTGATGAACCTGCAGTTCCATTTCATTGAGAAGCTATGGCAGACATTCTGGTATtcaacagcgccatctagtgatggAGCCACTACAGTCTCTCCCAG CGAGGAGGAATCAGAAAGCGTCATTCCCAGGGAGAAGCTGATTGCTCTGTGTAAATACGAGCCTGTCAGGGTGTGGATGCGGAGCTGTGATCACATCCTCTACCAGGCACTGGTGGAGATCCTCATCCCCGATGTACTCAGACCAGTGCCGA gtaCCCTTACTCAAGCCATTCGTAACTTTGCAAAGAGTTTGGAAGGATGGCTGACCACGGCTATGAATGACTTTCCACAGGAGATTGTTCGCACCAAG GCAGCAGTGGTGAGTGCCTTTGCCCAGACCCTAAGACGTTACACCTCTCTGAACCACCTGGCTCAGGCTGCCAGGGCAGTGCTACAGAACACTTCTCAGATCAACCAGATGCTGAGCGACCTCAATCGGGTGGACTTTGCCAACGTGCAG GAGCAGGCATCCTGGGTGTGTCAGTGCGAGGAGGGGATGGTCCAGCGGCTGGAGCAGGACTTCAAGGTGACCCTGCAGCAGCAGAGCTCTCTGGACCAGTGGGCAGCCTGGCTGGACAATGTCGTCAACCAGGTCCTGAAGCCACACGAGGGAAGCCCCAGTTTCCCCAAGGCAGCTCGCCAGTTCCTGCTGAAGTGGTCCTTCTACAG CTCGATGGTGATCCGGGACCTGACCCTGCGCAGTGCGGCCAGCTTCGGCTCCTTCCACCTCATCAGGCTGCTCTACGACGAGTACATGTTCTACCTGGTGGAGCACCGCGTGGCCCAGGCCACAGGGGAGACACCCATCGCAGTGATGGGAGAG TTCAGTGATCTCAACTCCATGATGCCTTTGCTTATGGATAAAG ACCAGTCTCATTTCTCAGATGACATGAGTGATGTTGGGAGTGAGGCGGACAGTTCCAGAGGACCGAGCGAGCCCCCAGTCAAACGGGAGCGCATTGAACTGAACCACTCTCTGCAGGAGATCTGA
- the LOC117428902 gene encoding DNA-binding protein RFX2-like isoform X1 codes for MQNSEGGSDSPATVALRTSTSAQAPVVQPVPASQQRVLVQATGSAQKGGQVQQLSVPRVQQVPQQIQQVQHVYPSQVQYVEGGEAVYTNGTIRTAYAYNPEAQLYGQGSGGPYFDSQAGSAQVTTVVSSASGVPPHGMVGIAMDVGGSQIISSTGTYLIHGGGMDGNRHHASHTSRSSSAMLEMAIENLQKSEGIASHKSSLLNSHLQWLLDNYETAEGVSLPRSSLYNHYLRHCQEQKLDPVNAASFGKLIRSVFMGLRTRRLGTRGNSKYHYYGIRLKPDSPLNRLQEDSQYMAMRQQPVHQKQRFKPLQKVDGMGDNLAGGAQNSAATPEQSVAAQSQHHQQFIDVSHVLPEFPAPEIGTSPVPEGISMNDVKKLQILYREHCEATLDVVMNLQFHFIEKLWQTFWYSTAPSSDGATTVSPSEEESESVIPREKLIALCKYEPVRVWMRSCDHILYQALVEILIPDVLRPVPSTLTQAIRNFAKSLEGWLTTAMNDFPQEIVRTKAAVVSAFAQTLRRYTSLNHLAQAARAVLQNTSQINQMLSDLNRVDFANVQEQASWVCQCEEGMVQRLEQDFKVTLQQQSSLDQWAAWLDNVVNQVLKPHEGSPSFPKAARQFLLKWSFYSSMVIRDLTLRSAASFGSFHLIRLLYDEYMFYLVEHRVAQATGETPIAVMGEFSDLNSMMPLLMDKDQSHFSDDMSDVGSEADSSRGPSEPPVKRERIELNHSLQEI; via the exons ATGCAGAATTCAGAGGGAGGATCTGATTCGCCGGCCACGGTTGCTCTGCGGACTTCGACCTCGGCACAAGCCCCTGTAGTGCAGCCAGTCCCAGCATCCCAACAG AGGGTCCTGGTGCAGGCAACAGGCTCAGCCCAGAAGGGAGGACAGGTTCAGCAGCTTTCTGTACCCAGAGTGCAACAGGTCCCACAACAG ATACAGCAAGTTCAGCATGTGTACCCATCCCAAGTCCAGTATGTAGAGGGTGGAGAGGCAGTGTACACCAATGGAACCAT TCGCACAGCCTATGCTTACAACCCAGAGGCCCAGCTGTACGGGCAGGGCAGCGGTGGCCCCTACTTCGACTCACAGGCAGGGAGTGCCCAGGTGACCACGGTGGTGTCTTCTGCCAGCGGGGTCCCACCGCACGGCATGGTGGGCATTGCCATGGACGTGGGAGGAAGCCAGATCATCTCCAGCACCGGGACCTACCTCATCCACGGAGGGGGCATGGACGGGAACCGACACCATGCTTCCCACACCTCCCGTTCCTCATCCGCAATG CTTGAAATGGCGATTGAAAACCTCCAAAAGTCTGAAGGGATTGCATCTCACAAAAGCAGCCTGCTCAACAGCCAT CTGCAATGGCTGCTAGACAACTACGAGACTGCAGAGGGggtcagtctccccaggagctcccTCTACAACCACTACCttcgccactgccaggagcagaaacTGGATCCCGTCAACGCAGCCTCCTTCGGGAAGCTCATTCGCTCCGTCTTCATGGGGCTGAGAACCAGACGGCTGGGCACAAG AGGGAACTCGAAGTATCACTACTATGGGATCCGTCTGAAACCAGACTCTCCCCTGAACCGCTTGCAGGAAGATTCCCAGTACATGGCAATGAGACAGCAGCCTGTCCACCAAAAACAAAG GTTTAAGCCATTGCAAAAGGTGGATGGCATGGGGGACAATTTAGCCGGCGGTGCCCAGAATTCGGCAGCAACCCCAGAACAATCTGTGGCTGCTCAAAGTCAGCATCACCAACAGTTTATTG ACGTGTCCCATGTTTTGCCTGAATTCCCGGCCCCTGAGATTGGCACCTCTCCAGTGCCTGAGGGTATCAGCATGAATGATGTCAAGAAGCTGCAGATCCTCTACAGGGAGCACTGTGAG GCAACCCTGGATGTAGTGATGAACCTGCAGTTCCATTTCATTGAGAAGCTATGGCAGACATTCTGGTATtcaacagcgccatctagtgatggAGCCACTACAGTCTCTCCCAG CGAGGAGGAATCAGAAAGCGTCATTCCCAGGGAGAAGCTGATTGCTCTGTGTAAATACGAGCCTGTCAGGGTGTGGATGCGGAGCTGTGATCACATCCTCTACCAGGCACTGGTGGAGATCCTCATCCCCGATGTACTCAGACCAGTGCCGA gtaCCCTTACTCAAGCCATTCGTAACTTTGCAAAGAGTTTGGAAGGATGGCTGACCACGGCTATGAATGACTTTCCACAGGAGATTGTTCGCACCAAG GCAGCAGTGGTGAGTGCCTTTGCCCAGACCCTAAGACGTTACACCTCTCTGAACCACCTGGCTCAGGCTGCCAGGGCAGTGCTACAGAACACTTCTCAGATCAACCAGATGCTGAGCGACCTCAATCGGGTGGACTTTGCCAACGTGCAG GAGCAGGCATCCTGGGTGTGTCAGTGCGAGGAGGGGATGGTCCAGCGGCTGGAGCAGGACTTCAAGGTGACCCTGCAGCAGCAGAGCTCTCTGGACCAGTGGGCAGCCTGGCTGGACAATGTCGTCAACCAGGTCCTGAAGCCACACGAGGGAAGCCCCAGTTTCCCCAAGGCAGCTCGCCAGTTCCTGCTGAAGTGGTCCTTCTACAG CTCGATGGTGATCCGGGACCTGACCCTGCGCAGTGCGGCCAGCTTCGGCTCCTTCCACCTCATCAGGCTGCTCTACGACGAGTACATGTTCTACCTGGTGGAGCACCGCGTGGCCCAGGCCACAGGGGAGACACCCATCGCAGTGATGGGAGAG TTCAGTGATCTCAACTCCATGATGCCTTTGCTTATGGATAAAG ACCAGTCTCATTTCTCAGATGACATGAGTGATGTTGGGAGTGAGGCGGACAGTTCCAGAGGACCGAGCGAGCCCCCAGTCAAACGGGAGCGCATTGAACTGAACCACTCTCTGCAGGAGATCTGA
- the LOC117428902 gene encoding DNA-binding protein RFX2-like isoform X3: MQNSEGGSDSPATVALRTSTSAQAPVVQPVPASQQIQQVQHVYPSQVQYVEGGEAVYTNGTIRTAYAYNPEAQLYGQGSGGPYFDSQAGSAQVTTVVSSASGVPPHGMVGIAMDVGGSQIISSTGTYLIHGGGMDGNRHHASHTSRSSSAMLEMAIENLQKSEGIASHKSSLLNSHLQWLLDNYETAEGVSLPRSSLYNHYLRHCQEQKLDPVNAASFGKLIRSVFMGLRTRRLGTRGNSKYHYYGIRLKPDSPLNRLQEDSQYMAMRQQPVHQKQRFKPLQKVDGMGDNLAGGAQNSAATPEQSVAAQSQHHQQFIDVSHVLPEFPAPEIGTSPVPEGISMNDVKKLQILYREHCEATLDVVMNLQFHFIEKLWQTFWYSTAPSSDGATTVSPSEEESESVIPREKLIALCKYEPVRVWMRSCDHILYQALVEILIPDVLRPVPSTLTQAIRNFAKSLEGWLTTAMNDFPQEIVRTKAAVVSAFAQTLRRYTSLNHLAQAARAVLQNTSQINQMLSDLNRVDFANVQEQASWVCQCEEGMVQRLEQDFKVTLQQQSSLDQWAAWLDNVVNQVLKPHEGSPSFPKAARQFLLKWSFYSSMVIRDLTLRSAASFGSFHLIRLLYDEYMFYLVEHRVAQATGETPIAVMGEFSDLNSMMPLLMDKDQSHFSDDMSDVGSEADSSRGPSEPPVKRERIELNHSLQEI; this comes from the exons ATGCAGAATTCAGAGGGAGGATCTGATTCGCCGGCCACGGTTGCTCTGCGGACTTCGACCTCGGCACAAGCCCCTGTAGTGCAGCCAGTCCCAGCATCCCAACAG ATACAGCAAGTTCAGCATGTGTACCCATCCCAAGTCCAGTATGTAGAGGGTGGAGAGGCAGTGTACACCAATGGAACCAT TCGCACAGCCTATGCTTACAACCCAGAGGCCCAGCTGTACGGGCAGGGCAGCGGTGGCCCCTACTTCGACTCACAGGCAGGGAGTGCCCAGGTGACCACGGTGGTGTCTTCTGCCAGCGGGGTCCCACCGCACGGCATGGTGGGCATTGCCATGGACGTGGGAGGAAGCCAGATCATCTCCAGCACCGGGACCTACCTCATCCACGGAGGGGGCATGGACGGGAACCGACACCATGCTTCCCACACCTCCCGTTCCTCATCCGCAATG CTTGAAATGGCGATTGAAAACCTCCAAAAGTCTGAAGGGATTGCATCTCACAAAAGCAGCCTGCTCAACAGCCAT CTGCAATGGCTGCTAGACAACTACGAGACTGCAGAGGGggtcagtctccccaggagctcccTCTACAACCACTACCttcgccactgccaggagcagaaacTGGATCCCGTCAACGCAGCCTCCTTCGGGAAGCTCATTCGCTCCGTCTTCATGGGGCTGAGAACCAGACGGCTGGGCACAAG AGGGAACTCGAAGTATCACTACTATGGGATCCGTCTGAAACCAGACTCTCCCCTGAACCGCTTGCAGGAAGATTCCCAGTACATGGCAATGAGACAGCAGCCTGTCCACCAAAAACAAAG GTTTAAGCCATTGCAAAAGGTGGATGGCATGGGGGACAATTTAGCCGGCGGTGCCCAGAATTCGGCAGCAACCCCAGAACAATCTGTGGCTGCTCAAAGTCAGCATCACCAACAGTTTATTG ACGTGTCCCATGTTTTGCCTGAATTCCCGGCCCCTGAGATTGGCACCTCTCCAGTGCCTGAGGGTATCAGCATGAATGATGTCAAGAAGCTGCAGATCCTCTACAGGGAGCACTGTGAG GCAACCCTGGATGTAGTGATGAACCTGCAGTTCCATTTCATTGAGAAGCTATGGCAGACATTCTGGTATtcaacagcgccatctagtgatggAGCCACTACAGTCTCTCCCAG CGAGGAGGAATCAGAAAGCGTCATTCCCAGGGAGAAGCTGATTGCTCTGTGTAAATACGAGCCTGTCAGGGTGTGGATGCGGAGCTGTGATCACATCCTCTACCAGGCACTGGTGGAGATCCTCATCCCCGATGTACTCAGACCAGTGCCGA gtaCCCTTACTCAAGCCATTCGTAACTTTGCAAAGAGTTTGGAAGGATGGCTGACCACGGCTATGAATGACTTTCCACAGGAGATTGTTCGCACCAAG GCAGCAGTGGTGAGTGCCTTTGCCCAGACCCTAAGACGTTACACCTCTCTGAACCACCTGGCTCAGGCTGCCAGGGCAGTGCTACAGAACACTTCTCAGATCAACCAGATGCTGAGCGACCTCAATCGGGTGGACTTTGCCAACGTGCAG GAGCAGGCATCCTGGGTGTGTCAGTGCGAGGAGGGGATGGTCCAGCGGCTGGAGCAGGACTTCAAGGTGACCCTGCAGCAGCAGAGCTCTCTGGACCAGTGGGCAGCCTGGCTGGACAATGTCGTCAACCAGGTCCTGAAGCCACACGAGGGAAGCCCCAGTTTCCCCAAGGCAGCTCGCCAGTTCCTGCTGAAGTGGTCCTTCTACAG CTCGATGGTGATCCGGGACCTGACCCTGCGCAGTGCGGCCAGCTTCGGCTCCTTCCACCTCATCAGGCTGCTCTACGACGAGTACATGTTCTACCTGGTGGAGCACCGCGTGGCCCAGGCCACAGGGGAGACACCCATCGCAGTGATGGGAGAG TTCAGTGATCTCAACTCCATGATGCCTTTGCTTATGGATAAAG ACCAGTCTCATTTCTCAGATGACATGAGTGATGTTGGGAGTGAGGCGGACAGTTCCAGAGGACCGAGCGAGCCCCCAGTCAAACGGGAGCGCATTGAACTGAACCACTCTCTGCAGGAGATCTGA
- the LOC117966385 gene encoding F-BAR domain only protein 1-like: protein MSCFRENFWGERNAGFDVLYHNMKHGQISTKELAEFVRERAAVEESYSKSMSKLSKMASSSSQLGTFAPMWDLFRVSSDKLALCHLELTRKLSDLIREINKYGDEQVKVHRKTKEEVTGTLEAVQSMQVSSSHLHKARESYLSRCLEHERLRKEGANQKEVEKAEAKSKKAAETFSACVEKYNRVGGDFERKMSESAQKFQEIEEAHLRQMKVLIKSYSHSIEDTHVQVGQVHEEFKQNVENIGVDNLIQKFSDQKGTGRDRPGSTTAAACIAAHHARAPAPGSFEESSVSSLQEGIKKIRNKTFRIPGLSKKEKEPNSTDSAAADTPNSPEVDEDGFVIRADVNRNDILHDKETNFYSSDSDFDDDEPKKFHVQIRPPASGSCRNSAATEQELKATVGALTLPPNRVASVKRHLSRNSTSVTGARSDGEGDPCSSQRGNEHDGYRRCASSPVPNRLISAALPPEPLFGPPLESAFKHSGFTDSKPTTSSSDSSSPENVEDSGLDSPSHQPLGPSPEPCTWAAWPAVTSQSKEAGSAGDPFLTVSREPSSSSSPRGWLPANQSPRGAGDDESSSFSSSTFAAFSRPSSSECEPPSWPGLSRTPLSKQCDPFLADFDRTPKVRGSSEPWNPNPKAPHEGRARSSAGVCPVSHGDPFAISFSTPSDTGAPVSSKPAELPLEGSPEDPFSITMLGSPTHQSSLSGSNPARSAPGPRAGRKELVRWNSLHNPFVEGSGAGRRQRAPRGAILSRRNSGTEEVLSFSVFSSLANSDFPDKEGEASSRNAGSQFRNAGPPPISRQDGPEMVVVAPPRPSRAKRAPGGRLSGCERSRSVCSSPLLEPSPPLTTTTSSSSSSSSPCEWGVHIPTPRPASPPRGLSRGPSPISLSSQDAWPVAAAITEYINAYFKGGELNRCLVKITGDLTMSFPAGITRIFNANPTAPVLSFRLVNTSRVDHFLPNQKLLYSDPSQSDPDSKDFWFNMQALTLHLQREAELNPQASYYNVGLLKYQVSSQDPGCAPLHLSARCQCSGSLTRVSLDYHCCPASPATELSNVQVVISLEDSATDVHCQPPGVWNAEEQRLLWKLHNLSPTADGKGAGTVCASWQCRDVLRGALPSVGVQFVGSGEALSGVDLELVGGRYRMSLVKKRFATGKYMAGCSI from the exons GGGGAGAGGAACGCTGGGTTTGACGTCCTGTATCACAACATGAAGCATGGACAGATTTCCACCAAGGAGCTGGCTGAGTTTGTCCGCGAGAG GGCTGCCGTTGAGGAGAGCTACTCCAAGTCTATGAGCAAACTGTCCAAGATGGCGAGCAGCAGCAGCCAGCTCGG aACGTTTGCGCCCATGTGGGATCTGTTCCGCGTCTCCTCGGATAAGCTGGCGCTGTGCCACCTGGAGCTCACAAGGAAGCTGAGCGACCTCATCCGGGAGATCAACAAGTACGGGGACGAGCAGGTCAAAGTTCACCGCAAG ACTAAGGAGGAGGTGACAGGCACCCTGGAGGCCGTGCAGAGCATGCAGGTCTCCAGCAGCCACCTGCACAAGGCCAGGGAGAGCTACCTCAGCCGATGCCTGGAGCACGAGCGTCTCCGCAAGGAGGGAGCCAACCAGAAGGAGGTGGAGAAG GCAGAGGCCAAGTCTAAGAAAGCAGCAGAGACGTTCAGCGCCTGTGTGGAGAAGTACAATCGAGTGGGCGGAGACTTTGAGCGCAAGATGAGCGAATCAGCACAG AAGTTCCAGGAGATTGAGGAGGCTCACCTGAGGCAGATGAAGGTGCTGATCAAGTCCTACTCCCACTCCATCGAGGACACACACGTGCAAGTGGGGCAG GTGCACGAGGAGTTCAAACAGAACGTGGAGAACATTGGGGTTGATAATCTCATTCAGAAGTTCTCTGATCAGAAAGGCACTGGCAGGGACAGGCCAGGCTCAACCACAGCTGCAGCGTGTATAGCGGCTCATCACGCCAGGGCTCCAG cTCCGGGCAGCTTCGAGGAATCCAGCGTCTCCAGTCTGCAGGAAGGGATCAAAAAGATCCGGAACAAGACCTTTCGCATCCCCGGGCTCAGCAAGAAAGAGAAGGAGCCCAACTCCAC ggactctgcagcagctgATACACCA AACTCTCCAGAGGTCGACGAGGACGGGTTTGTAATCCGAGCCGACGTCAACAGGAACGATATCCT ACATGACAAAGAGACCAACTTCTACTCGAGCGACTCGGACTTCGACGACGACGAGCCCAAGAAATTCCACGTCCAGATCCGCCCCCCCGCGAGCGGGAGCTGCCGGAACAGCGCGGCCACGGAACAGGAGCTGAAGGCAACCGTGGGGGCGCTGACCCTGCCACCCAACCGAGTG GCCTCGGTCAAGAGACACCTCTCAA ggaACTCCACCTCCGTGACCGGGGCCCGGTCTGACGGGGAAGGGGACCCGTGCAGCAGCCAGAGAG GCAACGAGCATGACGGGTACCGAAGATGTGCATCCAGCCCAGTGCCGAACAG GCTGATCTCTGCAGCTCTGCCCCCTGAGCCTCTGTTTGGTCCTCCGCTGGAGTCTGCATTCAAACACAGCGGCTTCACAG ACTCCAAACCGACCACCTCCTCCTCCGACTCCTCCTCCCCTGAGAACGTGGAGGACTCCGGGCTCGACTCTCCTTCCCATCAGCCTCTGGGGCCCTCCCCGGAACCCTGCACCTGGGCTGCCTGGCCTGCCGTGACATCACAGAGCAAGGAGGCGGGCTCAGCCGGCGACCCTTTCCTGACAGTGTCCCGCGagccctcctcttcctcctcccccaGGGGCTGGCTGCCGGCCAATCAGAGCCCCAGGGGGGCGGGGGATGACGAATCCTCCTCTTTCTCGTCGTCCACTTTCGCTGCCTTCAGCCGCCCCTCTTCTTCTGAATGTGAGCCCCCTTCCTGGCCTGGCCTGTCCCGAACTCCTCTCAGCAAACAGTGCGATCCTTTCCTGGCTGACTTTGACCGGACTCCTAAAGTAAGAGGCAGCTCCGAGCCCTGGAACCCCAATCCCAAAGCGCCCCACGAAGGCAGGGCCCGCAGCTCAGCCGGGGTGTGCCCAGTGTCGCACGGAGACCCTTTCGCCATCTCCTTCAGCACCCCCTCTGACACCGGGGCGCCCGTCTCTTCCAAACCGGCTGAGCTGCCCCTCGAAGGCTCTCCTGAAGACCCGTTCTCCATCACCATGCTGGGCAGCCCCACGCACCAGTCCTCCCTCTCGGGTTCCAACCCCGCTCGGAGCGCCCCCGGCCCCAGAGCGGGCAGGAAGGAGCTGGTGCGCTGGAACTCCCTGCACAACCCCTTCGTGGAGGGCTCCGGGGCGGGCAGGAGGCAGCGGGCACCCAGGGGAGCCATCCTCTCCAGGAGGAATTCAGGGACGGAGGAGGTCCTCTCCTTCAGTGTGTTCTCCAGCCTCGCGAATTCAGACTTCCCTGACAAAGAGGGGGAAGCGTCTAGCCGCAATGCGGGCTCCCAGTTTCGGAATGCAG GTCCCCCCCCTATCTCCAGACAGGACGGCCCAGAGATGGTAGTAGTGGCTCCTCCCCGGCCCTCAAGAGCCAAGAGGGCCCCAGGTGGGAGGCTGAGTGGCTGTGAGCGG tccaGGTCGGTGTGCTCATCCCCTCTCCTGGAGCCCAGCCCCCccctcaccaccaccacctcctcctcctcctcctcgtccagCCCCTGTGAGTGGGGGGTCCACATCCCCACGCCTCGCCCAGCCAGCCCCCCACGAG GGCTGTCCCGCGGTCCGAGCCCCATCTCCCTGAGCTCCCAGGATGCGTGGCCTGTGGCTGCTGCCATCACAGAGTATATCAACGCCTACTTCAAGGGAGGAGAGCTGAACCG CTGCCTGGTGAAGATAACAGGAGACCTCACCATGTCCTTTCCAGCCGGAATCACCCGCATCTTCAACGCCAACCCCACCGCACCCGTCCTCAGCTTCCGATTGGTCAACACGTCCAGGGTTGACCACTTCCTGCCCAATCAGAAACTCCTCTACAG TGACCCTTCCCAGAGCGATCCAGACTCCAAAGACTTCTGGTTCAACATGCAGGCTCTGACTCTCCACCTCCAGAGAGAGGCGGAACTCAACCCCCAGGCTTCATACTACAACGTAGGCCTCCTCAAATACCAG GTCTCCTCTCAGGACCCCGGTTGTGCCCCCCTCCACCTCTCCGCTCGGTGCCAGTGCAGCGGCTCCCTCACCCGCGTCTCTCTGGACTATCACTGCTGCCCTGCCTCCCCCGCCACGGAGCTCAGCAACGTCCAGGTGGTCATCTCTCTGGAGGACTCCGCCACGGACGTGCACTGCCAGCCGCCCGGAGTGTG GAACGCGGAGGAGCAGCGGTTGCTATGGAAACTGCACAATCTCTCTCCCACGGCTGATGGGAAAG GTGCCGGGACTGTGTGTGCGAGCTGGCAGTGCCGGGACGTCCTGCGCGGGGCTCTCCCCAGCGTGGGGGTGCAGTTCGTGGGCTCGGGAGAAGCCCTGTCTGGGGTGGACCTGGAACTGGTGGGCGGGCGTTACCGCATGTCTCTTGTCAAGAAGCGCTTCGCCACAG gaaAGTACATGGCTGGCTGTTCAATATGA